TCGCCGTTGGGTTCGGTCGTTAGAGTTCCTTCGTGGATTGGACAAGTCATTGTGTATTTTTCTGCAGTCATGAAATCATTGTGTTTCCCATACCGATCCTTCTCTTCAGTTTCATCCTTCTCCTCCTTCAGCACAAGCTGATCTAAAGTGAAGAGTAAATGGAAATAAACTGAAGATAACTCCAGTTTAAAGTCACAAACAGCAGACATGACAGCATTTAGGCATCATGCTAGATCTTGTAAGCACTATAGCTTGTCGATTAAAGACAAGCATGGAGTGCCACAGGGCTCGGTATTGGGTCCACTGCCTTTCTTGTCGCATTTATCCACTCAGGCATATTTGCTTTTGTTATGTAGATGACACTTCATATTTACTTAGAAACTGCTACTGAAGAATATTAATGCAAGATcaataaactccacaacaaaacTCCATCACGTTCATTATCTGATTTTTAGataaggggtgtccaaactctgagTTTAGCTACAACTTGCTTCAATTGACCTCTGCCAGGAAGTTTCCATACctagtttgtttggttggttcaGGGGTGTCTAATTATGGTTGTAGTAAacactctgcaggacaccggtcctctagaacagaggctgtttctcaatatgcgttcttcagcgatcttgcatcctcgtgttctcctgtaacatcatcatcagctgccaaagttccaATACTCAATTGGAAGAACGGAGGATGCGTATATATGCGTAGATATTTATAAAGTCTTCATgcataatatatattgtaaaaaaggGGGGAAACAATacatcgttgtatgaatgctgtgatGTTTCAacaattttccattaaaataaaacgagtgaaggtcatgtgaccatcaggaagaaagcAGGATCTCATTTCTAACAGGActcgttctctgttctcgtggtctcttgagttcgttcttccaaggtgACCTtccaagaccggtcttcacaagaacgcaagtccgttctcgaAACaggcacccctgttttagacaCCTTTTTTAAGCGTTTACAACATTGTTTTTTTGGTCACATGTTCAAATGACTGGCTTGGGTGTATCTTGATACGCCTCAAGAGTCCCACAGTACATACAGTGGAGGGCGTAACAAAGTTTTTCCATTTGGTTTGAAGATAGTTACACCCCTAGTCACCATTTCATGACTTATGTAATATTTCTCATTATATTTACTGCTAAAACGAGCACGCTGCAATCATGGCACAATTCTAAAATTACATgcctttaaactttaaaataatattttgtgttggtcaAGCAAGTGGTTAAATACCATATAGATAATTTGATACGCCCTCATGGACCTCTTCTAGGGTGATTTGGGCTGAAGGGGTTAAAAGAGAAGATCAAACACAGTGTCGGGGATTATGTGAAACCTGCCATGCAAATGACTAATGATGACCTTTAATGACATCCCATCCTTAACCTGTAGGGATTATTATGGAGACGGCACACCCTCTACAATTATAACGGCTTCAATCTCACATCAAACTCCTACACCCATGTGTTTATGAATCTTATTTTGTGCACTGGTGGACGGTCATGTTGCAACAGGTAGGGATCATCCCAAAACTGATCCCACAAAGTTAGGAGGATTGTTCAAGATATCTGGCACAATGAGAAAACTGGTCTGAGTCACTCCAGAGATCATGGCTTCTCTAGACTCATGTAGTGGTATAATTTACACACTTAGGCATCCTGAGGACTTGGGCGAAAAAATCCTGACAATTCTGGCAACCAAGCAGGAGATCAAGACCACCAACGGGATCGAGGACTGAGGCAGAGCCAGGGGAAACAAGGTGCACAATTGGGATAGCCAGAGGGAGATAGGAGCCAAGATGGAGTCCTTAGCTCAAAGACTGCAGGCAGAATGACTAGACAGAGCTAGCAAACCCAAACCCACACTGGCAAATATAAACAGCTCAGGTTAAGGTGAGGAACAGACAGTGACCAGTAAAAGAGGAATGGAGGAACTGGCAGACAAAATGAGTccaataaaaaaatccaatatgaTACTACAGAAACAGAGGGACTAAATACATAGGGGATAATAGGGGTAAGAGTCCCCACACCACAATATTACCACAATCCTTCAGTCACGATGCAATATTCTTAAATATGAGAGTGTTAAGCAGACAAACTGACCAGCACTTCAATGCAAACATGTCTTAAATGTTGCATGTGCCATTCTGCCATCTTTATTTTACTAACTTACTGCATACTGGAGATGATCCAGCTCACCAGAAAACAACTCAAGACCACCATCGTCTTTAGTGGACGGCTAAtacattgattttattatttaaaaccaaCATTATAGCTAAACTTGctctaacactttagtttaggtcactaTTCACGTTATTGACAAAACATTAACTAACaccactagcttaataaactactaattagctgtttattaatcaTAAGTAAGGCAGAATCTGGGTTTAGGATTAGGTAATaaccagtagtaaatggtgtatATTATAAATTACAGTCTTACCAAatttcagaaatatatttttattggcgTCCGTGTATTAACACTTCGTAGGAgccaaaatatgtttaataatgtgaTAAGTTACTCTCATTTTGACCAATTCTTGACCATGTTTAACAATATAGCTAGCCTATAAATTGCTTTAGGCTGGTGTTTGTCCGCAAAAGTGATGGACGTCTGTAAGACTTCCTATTTGTAGAAGAACTGTTGAACTGGGCATCATGCACACTAGTGTTCTGTGGAGCTAATGAACTCGTCATGGTGAAATCATCTTGTTTTCTGAATGGAGAGATGCAACGAGGATGCTCTACACAACATCACATTAAGAAAGAGGGTCAACCTTATTTCTACAGGATCATTTAACTCAGTAGATTCAAGGATTAGACTTGGCTTCTTGAATTAGAGCGACTGATTTATTGTGTTTACATAGGGAAaagtttaatgttaattttggcAAAATCACTAGGAATAATAGAGATATATAGGGTAGCATTAAGTAAATCTTCACATAAAAGCCAGAAACagcttttttttgcactgtaactgatgatcaaGAGTAAAAATGCCAcgttacctcttcccaacagtcAAAACCAGCAACAATGAAGAATTCATGATTATATGGTGTGTCATGGCTTTACTATCATAATATgtgcttataatggaagtcaatggggcaagaacagccacaaacataacaaaaaggTAGCCAATTGGcccatttttgagtgtattgttgagtttttgaaaatcgtcaaagcattttcctaaaatatgtgtcaagataagatttgtcaccaaaaatcattccattcctgctgaaaaatccagcttaaaccagcctaggctggttggctggttttagctggctgaccagcctggttttagaggggttttggccatttccaggctggtttccagccatttccagcctggtcttagttggtcaggctggaaaatgaccagctaaatccagctaaaaccagcttgaccagcctggattaagctggacatagctggttttggcttggctcccagcctggctaggctggtcaagctagttttagctttttatttttttatgttgaacaaatTAGGAAGTTGTGACCGAATTAAGACACAGAAGCAGCCAAGAGtagatgaaaacgacccaacagcacacaagggttaacatggaaacaaaaataaacacataaaaaataattagacaAAATGATCACTATGTAAACTGAATGAAAACCAACCAGTGAGTTCCTCAGGCTCTTCTTTCTTCAATGTGAACACTTCCCCAATCTTCAGGTCTTctctctcctctttaataaacgccatctttataatagTGGagctcagtcgcttcagcaggagtttctcTGTCTGTTTAAGAGGAGAAGAATCAACACAAAGAAATCACAACTCCTAATAAgacaaataaaaactgaaaaaaaaatatgaatacaaacTGTAGTGGCATTTATTCATTTGatcaatatatttaataacatttcgtTTGCTCTTTATCTACACCAGtgtgtgattcagtgaatcatttggCGAAGCATTTGATTCAATTGACTCGTAGTTTTTGAATCTACAGTGACTGATTTCATGTTTCTGTTGATCTTACTGACGACACAAGGCGCGAAATAAGACGCGGCGTTTCACCAAATAACAGTCAGCAATTGCACATAAAGCATTATGTTGTAATATtccacaacaaatcaattttaaaagttttagatACCTAAAAACACAACCTTTCCTCAGCCGAAGCTCAATCACAGCAGGGCAGTCGGCGCGGTCTATGACGTCATcgaccaaaataaaagtctcatctGAAAAAcgcaaaaacacataaaaaaataaacgttTAAACTTGATatggttaaaatatattaaattaaaaatcaattaaatgTTGATGGACTTTTTTTATTCACATATGCCTGCATTGTCTTTAATAAAACAGTACAAAATTTGTACTGAAATCTAATATAAACAAGTAGCACATGTTCCTCGTACATGTTTTTGAAAAGTGATTCAATACGTGATATTCATCTATAAGTAAGACACATAGCAAAGAAACCCTTTTTAAACTATAAACCGAACGTGTACATGAGGAATTTATTGAACTCACCTAACCAGCATACTCAGTTTTACTCATCTACTTTTAAGCTTCATTTACACTAGTGTAGCTGCCTTGAAGCTCCCTGACTGAAGTCGCAAGTGGGTGTTTATGTATGATATTCACTGACAGCCGCTGAGTTTTCCTTCACTGAAAATACACATTGTGGAGGGAAACACTAAATATACAGGGAGTTAGTACATATGTTTGCTGCATAGGTTGGCTCACAATATGCTGACACTGatgaaaaaaaactgttgaatgaagttgtgtattttttgttgtatgtGCACACAAAGTATCCTCATAGCTTGATAATGATTgcattgaaccactgaagacatattttgaggatgttttttggtattttttctGGATTTTGAACATCTTTGGGCCCTTGCTTGCATACTTCCCCTTAAATATCTTTGTGTTCAGGAGATAAACGAAAGTCTCGAGGGTTTGAAATGATATGAGGGCGAGTAACTAATtatatcattatttaattatagCTTTTAATTTCACTGCAATATTCAGTGACTAACTTTCATGTtcatacatgtgtgtatgtatgcgtgtgtgtgcataaTACACATACAGatatataactttatattataactttatttattttgaagtcaTAGATATATGATCAATGGCTGGAAAAgggttaaataagtaaatgacaGTGGCATGCCATAACAATTTGTTCAACTAGTTCTTGAATTACAAACTTTAGACAAATCAAATGCATACACAGACTGCAAGCGAGATAAACATGAGCTAAAGTTTTTCTTTCATAGTCACTGACTATCCTCAAGAAAGTACTAGAGAGAAGCCCAGACGAGCCAGAATTCCTCAGATCTTTGGTGTAAGCCTTATGTTTTTCCAGAAAGTGGTCACTTGACTGAACCACATGTggaatagataataataataataataataataataataataataataatagtaataataattccttacatacATATAGCGCTTTTTTGGGCACTCAACacactttacacataggggggaatctcctcatccaccaccagtgtgcagcatccacctggatgacgtgatggcagccattttgcaccagaccgcacactgATTGGTAgggaggagacagagtgattaagccaattatgatatggggagggttaggaggccatgatggacagaggccagtgggcagatttggccaggatgccggggttaaacccctactctttttccaaggacatcctgggatttttactgaccacagagagtcaggaactcGGTTTAACGtatcatccgaaagacggtgctcactgagcagtatagagtcctctttattatactggggcattaggacccacctGCTGGCctaactaacaccacttccggcagcaacctagctttcccatgtggtctcccattcaggtactgaccgggcacagccctgcttagcttcattgggcgaccatgtgagagttgcagagagctagctgccggaatGAGGGGACTCGAGCAGTTGACCACAACAAAACTACACATTTTCCAGACTAATATGTgcagaaattaataaaatagacATTATCACAAATTTCCAATTTTGTCTTTCTAATAACCTTCTGAGTAACTTGATTTTCTTTATGAAAAGCTTTGATTTTAATCACAGTTCCAAAATAATTTTGCTGATGTCATTAATGTGACTGACTCCCTGCTGTCTGTGTTTGCCAGTCACTGCAAAATACCCACCAAAAATATTTAAGGAAAATCTCCTCCTCTCCAACAGTAAACAGCAAGCTTAGAGTGACCCAGGCAAGTTAAAAAAATTTCACAGTGACCCTTAAAGACCATGATGAGTGAAGGCTGCTTCTAATGGCTTGTTTAGTCCATAACAAAAGAAGTTAATGAGTGCATAACTGATAAATCAGTTGTGAGCAATGCCCAAATGATCCTATATGCGGAGACATGCTTATCCTGATAATTCTGGATGATGTGCATTCCAGGAACTAGCTGCTGGTGCATTTGATGTCAGCCATGAATGGAGCATGGCGACAGGGGAGAGGTCCAAATGAAGCTTTATCAGTCGAATAATCTAGCTTGCTGGGGAAAATCAAGAGGTAGTCCAATTAAGTATTCCAATATATAAGTCAGGGTAGGGAGAAAACAAGCATAAATCAAACACAGCTCAGTAGCAAAAACACGACAGGGCAAAAACAATGAAacaatccatgtttctggaaaaTATCTTGAAATGTACTCCACACAGGTGAGaaagcttgacaaaccacctgtaggtgacaatcttttcctctccatatgcaccagacgcCTTCTTAATTGCACTTCATACTTCTTGGAAACACTGTGCAATTCtcacacaggtaagtgggcttgaaTATTTGACAATGTAAAACAAAACTCTCAAATCAGTTTGTAACATGAAATAATACTGTGCAGTGGGTGAAGGCATGTGTGTtcaagcaagttggagctaaactcagcaggacaccggtgCTCCAAGTCCGAGTTTTGACACCCCTGTAGGTCTTGTGGAGAATCCAGCTGCCTGTGTGATTTCTTGACGTTTAAACAATGATCACATTTATGAGTGGTTCAATGTTCATGCAAGTCTCGTGTTTGTTGTGTGTGGATGGTTTCTCTTCAGTGTGGAATTTCATGTGACTTGTAAGGTGTCCTGTTTGACGGAAGCTCTTTCCACACAGTGTGCAGCTatacggcttctctccggtgtgacgTCTCATGTGGACATCAAGTTCTTGTTTTTGAcgaaaactctttccacactgcgTGCAAAcgtaaggcttctctccagtgtggactcTCATGTGGACATTAAGGTTTTGCTTATGACTGAAACTCTTTCCGCAATCTTGGCAGGTgtaaggcttctctccggtgtgagttcTCATGTGTCTTTCGAGGTTTGCCTTTTgaatgaaactcttcccacagagCGTGCATGtgtaaggcttctctccagtgtgggttcTCATGTGGGCTTCAAGCTTTGGTTTAttactgaaactcttcccacactgtgGACAGGGGAACGGTTTTTCTTCATTGTGATATTTTATGTGGTCTTTCAGGTCTTGTTTTCGACTGAAACTCTTTCCGCAATCTTGGCAGatgaacggtttctctccagtgtgagttcttATGTGTCTGTCAAGGTTTGGCTTTTgaatgaaactcttcccacactgtgtGCATGTATAAGGCCTCTCTCCGGTGTGGACTCTCATGTGgacttcatgttttattttatgcctgaaactctttccacattgtTCACAGGTGAAAAGCTTTTCTCCATTGTGAATACTTCTGTGATTTGTAAGGTCCTGTTtttggctgaaactctttccacattgtTGACAGGTGAAAGACTTCTCTCCAGTGTGTATTCTTCTGTGGACTTCAAGGTTCGGTTTGcgactgaaactctttccacagtcCTGGCAGCTGAAAGGCTTTTCACCAGTGTGAGTTCTTAAGTGTCGTTCAAGGTTTGGCTTTTgaatgaaactctttccacagaCTGTGCAAGTATAAGGCTTTTCTCCGGTGTGAATTCTCAAGTGGGCCTCAAGCTTTGGTTTgtgactgaaactctttccacaataCTGACAGGTCAAAAGTCTGTCTCCAGTGTGAAATCGTATGTGTCTTTTAAGCTCCTGCTTTTGACTAAAACTCTTCCCGCATTCTGGGCAGGtaaaaggcttctctccagtgtgaactctcctGTGAGCgtcaagtttttgtttttgattaaagCTCTTTCCACATAGTTGACAGGTAAAGGGCTTTTCTCCTGTGTGAATTCTCCTGTGGATTTCAAGGTTCATTTTTCGACTGAAACACTTTCCACAATCACAACAGATGAAAAAACGGTTAGATTCGGTTTTCTGACTCTCTCCCATGTTTGCAAAATTTTCAACAGTCATGAAGTCATAGTGTTGCTCATGTTGATCTTTGTcgtctttcatttcatttagttcATCATTCTCCACCTTCACCACCAGCACAtctaaagtaaaaaacaaaacacatgttTAGGTCAGTCTAAAACAGAGGGGTCAAacttagttcctggagggccacagccctggaGAGTTAGTTCCATCACTAGATCAATATAACTTGTTGTCCATTACTACACTCCTAACCTAGTTAGCAAACTCCTTATCACTCCACCAAGTGGTTCTCAATTTCGGTCCTTGCCTTCCCCCCACATTCAGATTATCAACTCattaacagagagatccatgaactgatccttatgtgtcaaataagagatacttacaaaatgtgcagggcaggGGGTCCTAAGGACCAGAATTGACAACCACTGACTCAACCCAAGAATACCTAGCTTATTATAGACCAGgggtcagcttggtagcggttATAGGAGTGTACAGGTTTGAGAGCTGTGGTATAAATCTAGCTTTAGAGTTCCACCTTTTGCATTCCACCAATATCACATTAACAATTATTGTTTAGAGAAGcattttttgattgattttgaGCCGATTGAGATGGAGGCAAAGATGGAGAGCCACCCAGAGGGTGGCTCTGATGACTGACATGAAGATGGGGATCCAGAAGACCATTCTAGCAGGAGCCCAAGGCAAGGAGAAGGCAGAGGATTGGAGTCCCGAGGTAGAGGCAGGGAAACAACTGACCAAGACAGAACCAGAAGTTCAAGAGATCCTGGCAAATTTGTTGAGATAATGGGCCATGGTGGAGACAAGGGAGTAAGTGGTAGCTCATTCTCATATCTGGTGCCTAAACAGTTGGGGAGGCAGACACCCTTTAGCTTGAATTCAtactaaagacacatctcttgCAGCCATTGCATGAATTCTGGAAATCAAAATCTTTTAAAGGATGTTAGGCTGCCTTAATAAGGGGAACAGGAGCTGGGAACACTTACCCAA
This region of Danio aesculapii chromosome 4, fDanAes4.1, whole genome shotgun sequence genomic DNA includes:
- the LOC130221929 gene encoding gastrula zinc finger protein XlCGF57.1-like isoform X1, with translation MAFIKEESEDLKIEETFTHEDAEQQTDVLVVKVENDELNEMKDDKDQHEQHYDFMTVENFANMGESQKTESNRFFICCDCGKCFSRKMNLEIHRRIHTGEKPFTCQLCGKSFNQKQKLDAHRRVHTGEKPFTCPECGKSFSQKQELKRHIRFHTGDRLLTCQYCGKSFSHKPKLEAHLRIHTGEKPYTCTVCGKSFIQKPNLERHLRTHTGEKPFSCQDCGKSFSRKPNLEVHRRIHTGEKSFTCQQCGKSFSQKQDLTNHRSIHNGEKLFTCEQCGKSFRHKIKHEVHMRVHTGERPYTCTQCGKSFIQKPNLDRHIRTHTGEKPFICQDCGKSFSRKQDLKDHIKYHNEEKPFPCPQCGKSFSNKPKLEAHMRTHTGEKPYTCTLCGKSFIQKANLERHMRTHTGEKPYTCQDCGKSFSHKQNLNVHMRVHTGEKPYVCTQCGKSFRQKQELDVHMRRHTGEKPYSCTLCGKSFRQTGHLTSHMKFHTEEKPSTHNKHETCMNIEPLINVIIV
- the LOC130221929 gene encoding zinc finger protein 260-like isoform X2, whose product is MAFIKEESEDLKIEETFTHEDAEQQTDVLVVKVENDELNEMKDDKDQHEQHYDFMTVENFANMGESQKTESNRFFICCDCGKCFSRKMNLEIHRRIHTGEKPFTCQLCGKSFNQKQKLDAHRRVHTGEKPFTCPECGKSFSQKQELKRHIRFHTGDRLLTCQYCGKSFSHKPKLEAHLRIHTGEKPYTCTVCGKSFIQKPNLERHLRTHTGEKPFSCQDCGKSFSRKPNLEVHRRIHTGEKSFTCQQCGKSFSQKQDLTNHRSIHNGEKLFTCEQCGKSFRHKIKHEVHMRVHTGERPYTCTQCGKSFIQKPNLDRHIRTHTGEKPFICQDCGKSFSRKQDLKDHIKYHNEEKPFPCPQCGKSFSNKPKLEAHMRTHTGEKPYTCTLCGKSFIQKANLERHMRTHTGEKPYTCQDCGKSFSHKQNLNVHMRVHTGEKPYVCTQCGKSFRQKQELDVHMRRHTGEKPYSCTLCGKSFRQTGHLTSHMRVHSRERPYTCQQCGNGFTQNAALKRHLRVHSGEKPYTCDECGKSFTQKGHLDKHTRVHTGEKPYTCDLCGISFTQKAHLTRHLKIHTGEKPYSCPQCGKSFIQNITLKEHMNIHSGEKPFSCPECGKSFSKKQKLNHMRVHTGEKPYACTFCGKSFTYVTGRNAHMRVHTGEKLFPCGQCGKSFKTNFRLGCHMSSHTGDKPFKCHQCGKSFICKVNLNYHINTHSEQKPCTCDQCGKSFSHKMSLNAHQRRHSLQTPISRRLDRSSQNTQIDEDSDENSHREAVHTCGRLT